DNA sequence from the Colletotrichum destructivum chromosome 9, complete sequence genome:
ccccccccttttccaccGTCCGAACGCCTATCCGACTGTCCCAAAAACCTTGCACGCAGTTCTTGTTTGTAGCAGGAGAATCGATAATGATTATGAAATACGCGGTAGGCCATTGCCCGCCTATGCATGGCGCATGCATGTTATTCCGCCTCTCTACAACTACACTGGAGCAGAAACCTTCGCTAGAAGTCTATTGTCATGATTATCCCGTTTCGCCGCAACCACCAACGCCATTGCTCAGTTTCAATTTCAATTTCCATTGTTTGTCCATGCGGGCGGGTAACGGGAGGACCCGACCCAGGCTCGAGTGTCTTTCAACATATGTACTAACATCTGTTCCTTCTCTTTCACTGTTCATCGTATTCTAGCTTCGCGCTCAGGAGGAGCGTCAGCCGAGATGGGGCGCACCTAGCGTTCGACAGTGCCCCGAGCGATGGCCGACTCacgatgtcgacgacctcgggctACGCTTTCTCATAAACGCCGGTAACCTCGATGACTTTTCGCTGGTCTCAGTCGTCTGGGTCGTCTTCTCGGgggtgccgttggcggcagcggcggcggcggcctccctctccttgcggggcgagcagcagcagcccatGGCCATGtggaggatggcggcgacgtcgacaaaGGCGCTGGCGAGCCACATGAAGACGAACATGCGCACGCCGAGAATGGCGCTGATGTTgagctcctgctgctgggtGAGGGCGATGCGGGCGCCGACGCTCATGACGGTCCcgatgatggaggcgacggtgaccagcaggccggcgatggcggcgaagatggcgacggGCAGGCTCCACCAGCGCGAGCGCATGACGACGGGAGtcgcgaggaggagggcggcggcgagggagatgCCCGAGATGAAGAGGCCAAACATGACCTGCTGGCCGATGCGGAGGATATTGAGGATGGTGGTGACCTGGGAGGGCAGGGCGATGGTGGCACCGGCAAGCAGCTCATTGGTCATGATCTCAATAGGGTTGAACCACCACATGCGCTTGGGGGTCGAGCAGTAGGTGACGCCCCTGGAGAGTGTCAGTGTCAGTACGGGCGGTGCGGTGCGATGCAGTGTGAgaggaatggggggggggggggggggggggggggtaatCTGGCACTCACTCATCATTGTAGCCCTCACAAAAGTTCCACAGGCCGACCTGGTAAAAGTCGTGGAGGCCCAGGCTCCTTGCCACAGAGttgaggaggacggcgttggcggacGAGAGGGGGATGATGTCGCTCACGTCGAGCTTGAAGAAGTAAATGTCGGTCAGGACGGGCTTGATGGAGGtgttgccgatgatgacgaggatgaggaagataATGGCGAGAAAATAGCACACGGCGGCCGTGATGGCGCTGTTCCGGCGGACCTTTGCCATGGCGGGCGGGTGAGGCTGCGGGGACCGAGAAGTGAGGTCGTCGTGAGAGGCAGCCGGACGCGGGACCAGGTCTGAATccgagagagatggagagcAGCGAGTGCCGGTGGTGGTCCCCTTCCCCAGATATCTACCGAGGGCCAGGAGTGTGCGGATGAGAGACGAGATGACGCGTTTTACGGAGCTTCGTCTTCACCAAGGGTCTGcaggaggggaaaagagggaaagtTCTGGGTTTCGGTATTTGCTATTGGGCttggggggttggggggcTGGCCAACAGCTCGAAATCAAGCAACTGTCTTGGACCAagcttcctcctccagggACTAAGGAAAGGGTTGATCGTTTGGTCTTTTGGTTTGTGGGGATTATCGAGGGTTCAGTGACGGACCGAAGAAAGACGTCGAGAAGTCGGTAACTATGACGGTGGGCAGAGAATACGACGGATACGACGGATACACGCTTAAGTCGACCAAGTCCACAGGAGACTCCAGAGGCCGGATCTAAAATTTTAGGGAGGGTTGAAGTTGAGTCCAGAATATGAATAAGCAAGTAAGGATCTTCacagaaagaaaagaaaagaaaacagaccaggccaggccaggaCGGAACGGCAACTTCAATGGACCCCCCTGTTAGAAGTTACGGGCACCTAGAATTACCGACTGTAATACTCTGtaaagaaagaaaaaaagagggaaaaacAGACAAACGGGTAAACAGgcaagacagagagagacacatCACCGCTAGGTTGGGCTTGGAGGAGAGGATCACCGACAATCCCGACAGGGAGAATGACGTAGTAGCAACGCCGGCCAATTGGTGGTTCCCGCCCTTGCTCCTCCCCTTTTGCTTCTGCTTTGCCGGTAGGCCATCGTTTTTCGCGACATTAGCGGCGCCCCGGCTAGCGGGTCTTGGCGGGTCCTGGCCCATGTCCATCCATGTCACGTCCCAATTCTTCCCAGAGTCGACATCCAAAGAAACGAGGCGAGATGAAGAACTAGCAAGTGTTGTGATGGCCATCGACATgcaccgccgcccacggcACATAAGTCTGCTGCAGCAGAGCCAAGTTTCCCCTTTCCGTTTACGGCAAGAACGCAGATGCATTTTCGGGGCCCGAGGACCCGAGGACTTGTCTCCTTTTGCCGTGGGAGAAAGGATGTCCCGTAACTTGCGAGGACAGCCAGCACAGCCTCGAAGAAGCCCGCTCCAGTCCACCGGACCGTCGTGTCACTCGTCCTCCGCGTTgggccatcgacgacaaaGTAGTATCCTTTCCTAGCTGTAGCTGAGAACCGGATCATGGTCAACGGCAGTGACATGTGCGAACTTCGATGCCAAAGGGAGCCGTTACACCGCCAACCAGAGTCCCGGGCTCACGGGCCTCAGCCGCCTTACCTGAGTGATGCTCAGGCTTTGTTGAGTAAACAGGCCGGGGACACCGACTGACCGTTGTAGCATCGTAAATTGTTTTTCTTTCCGTAGTAGCATCAAGGGTCGCTGACGATCCCGCCCAGTAACCCCGACAAGACCCAACATCTTGATTCAAACGAACAAAATGAGGATGGAC
Encoded proteins:
- a CDS encoding uncharacterized protein (Putative membrane protein SUR7/Rim9-like, fungi): MAKVRRNSAITAAVCYFLAIIFLILVIIGNTSIKPVLTDIYFFKLDVSDIIPLSSANAVLLNSVARSLGLHDFYQVGLWNFCEGYNDEGVTYCSTPKRMWWFNPIEIMTNELLAGATIALPSQVTTILNILRIGQQVMFGLFISGISLAAALLLATPVVMRSRWWSLPVAIFAAIAGLLVTVASIIGTVMSVGARIALTQQQELNISAILGVRMFVFMWLASAFVDVAAILHMAMGCCCSPRKEREAAAAAAANGTPEKTTQTTETSEKSSRLPAFMRKRSPRSSTS